In Dolichospermum flos-aquae CCAP 1403/13F, the following proteins share a genomic window:
- a CDS encoding DUF4351 domain-containing protein — MRLLERRIGAFSQDLQVKINKLSVEDLENLGLALLDFTSKADLVVWLNNQVIFEG; from the coding sequence ATGCGTCTACTTGAACGGCGTATAGGTGCATTTAGTCAGGATTTACAAGTAAAAATTAATAAGTTGTCTGTGGAAGATTTGGAGAACTTAGGTTTAGCGTTGTTAGATTTTACCAGTAAAGCTGATTTAGTTGTTTGGTTGAATAATCAAGTTATTTTTGAGGGTTAA
- a CDS encoding type II toxin-antitoxin system Phd/YefM family antitoxin, with protein sequence MLKYLTITEAQEQLLDLPDDLQEEPIIITRHGKPVMAAISFEQYESLLETLAILFDQEFSQQLQESIAQADRGETISWNDAKLKLGL encoded by the coding sequence ATGTTAAAATACTTAACAATTACAGAAGCGCAAGAGCAACTTTTAGATTTACCAGATGATTTACAAGAAGAACCAATAATCATAACTAGGCATGGTAAACCCGTAATGGCGGCTATTAGTTTTGAGCAATATGAATCTTTGCTAGAAACATTAGCAATATTATTTGATCAGGAATTTAGTCAGCAGTTACAAGAAAGTATAGCTCAAGCAGACAGGGGAGAAACTATTAGTTGGAATGATGCAAAACTCAAACTCGGACTTTGA
- a CDS encoding YdcF family protein produces the protein MFLYLSKILPLFFYPLGLASVSLIVALVTLRKRPRIATIAISLSLALLLICSNAWVAKSLVRSLEWQNIPATQIPNAEAIVVLGGATKSATWPRVTVDLSEAGDRVIYAAQLYFQKKAPIIILSGGRIDWRGSGSPESADMANILTSIGVPATAIIQEPDSFNTHDNAVNVRKILEARQIKKVLLITSAIHTPRSLKIFHRQGMDVIPTPTDFLVSQGEFQELTSTPKAAILNLLPDTENLNQFTSALKEYIGTFIYWLRGWL, from the coding sequence ATGTTTTTATATTTATCTAAAATCCTACCACTATTTTTTTACCCTTTGGGATTGGCAAGTGTGAGTTTAATAGTGGCTTTAGTAACTTTACGAAAACGTCCCCGGATTGCGACTATAGCTATTTCTTTATCTTTAGCTTTGTTGCTAATATGTAGTAATGCTTGGGTGGCTAAATCCTTGGTACGCAGCCTAGAATGGCAAAATATCCCCGCTACTCAAATCCCCAATGCTGAAGCCATTGTAGTTTTAGGTGGTGCAACTAAATCAGCAACTTGGCCACGGGTGACAGTAGATTTAAGTGAAGCCGGCGATCGCGTAATTTATGCCGCACAACTTTATTTTCAGAAAAAAGCCCCTATAATTATCCTTAGTGGTGGCCGGATTGATTGGCGCGGTAGTGGTTCGCCAGAATCAGCAGATATGGCAAATATTCTCACATCTATTGGTGTTCCAGCAACAGCAATTATTCAAGAACCTGATTCTTTCAATACTCATGATAATGCTGTCAATGTCCGTAAAATTCTTGAAGCTCGCCAAATCAAAAAAGTATTATTAATTACCTCAGCAATACATACGCCGCGATCGCTCAAAATTTTTCACCGTCAAGGTATGGATGTCATTCCCACACCAACCGATTTTCTTGTTAGTCAAGGTGAATTTCAAGAACTTACCAGCACTCCAAAAGCCGCAATTCTCAATTTACTCCCTGATACTGAAAATTTAAACCAATTCACAAGTGCATTAAAAGAATATATTGGTACTTTTATTTATTGGTTACGAGGTTGGTTATAA
- a CDS encoding Uma2 family endonuclease encodes MLLELKRIHVPPGQTVILQDVTWTELETILEELGEHRAARIAYDKGILEIMAPLPEHEDDKEIISDLVKALLEELDIEFRCLGSTTFKNQFMEKGIEPDQCFYIKNEALIRGKKRLDLTIDPPPDLALEIDITSRTHANIYQALKVPELWRFENSNLRINILQDGNYLESQSSLNFPNLPLIAVIPQYLQQSKTAGRNATLKAFRNWVKQQQLSSESK; translated from the coding sequence ATGTTGTTAGAATTAAAGCGCATCCATGTACCACCAGGACAAACAGTAATATTGCAAGATGTCACCTGGACAGAATTAGAAACTATTCTTGAAGAATTAGGAGAACATCGTGCAGCGCGAATTGCTTATGACAAAGGAATATTAGAAATTATGGCACCATTACCAGAACATGAAGACGATAAAGAAATTATTAGTGATTTAGTTAAGGCTTTATTGGAAGAATTAGACATTGAATTTAGATGTCTTGGTTCTACCACATTTAAAAATCAATTTATGGAAAAAGGGATAGAACCTGATCAATGTTTTTATATTAAAAATGAAGCTTTAATTCGAGGAAAAAAGCGATTAGATCTAACAATAGATCCTCCACCAGATTTAGCCTTAGAAATTGATATTACTTCCCGCACTCATGCAAATATTTATCAAGCCTTAAAAGTTCCAGAATTATGGCGTTTTGAGAATAGTAATTTAAGAATAAATATCTTACAAGATGGGAATTATCTAGAATCTCAGTCAAGTTTAAATTTTCCTAATTTACCTTTAATTGCAGTAATTCCCCAATATCTTCAACAAAGTAAAACCGCAGGGAGAAATGCGACACTTAAAGCCTTTAGAAATTGGGTAAAACAGCAACAGTTATCCTCTGAGTCTAAATAA
- a CDS encoding bifunctional aminoglycoside phosphotransferase/ATP-binding protein: MTQTNLPNLISQMLQPGFYPHSVTEPIQLIQTHISYVILTGDYAYKLKKPANFGFLDFSTLEKRQHFCQEELRLNQRGAGELYLEVLPLTLVGEQYHLGGTGEVVEYAVKMRQFPQEALFSELFASGNLQESHLEELGRVVAQYHAESVTNDYIRSFGEVSQIRLAIDENYQQTQNYIGRPQTQEQFEATKQYTDNFFVQHPELFKSRIDNNYICECHGDLHLRNIALWHDKIMLFDCIEFNEPFRFVDVMYDVAFTVMDIEARGRKDLGNAFLNAYVEQTGDWEGLQVLPLYLSRQAYVRAKVNSFLLDDPNIPAAVKEESAKTASAYYRQASEYTKPQQGKLILMSGLSGAGKSTTAKYLARKLNAVHLRSDAVRKHLAGIPLLEKGGDEIYTPEMTQKTYSRLLALGIILANQGWSVILDAKYDRQDLREAAISQATQHQLPVHIINCTAPLEVVTERLLNRTGDIADATADLLASQIKQSEPFTNQEQPYIRVVDTTQPLDTQLSELI, translated from the coding sequence ATGACACAAACCAATCTCCCAAATTTAATTTCACAAATGTTACAACCAGGATTTTATCCTCATTCTGTAACAGAACCAATTCAATTAATTCAAACTCATATTTCCTATGTGATCCTCACAGGAGATTATGCTTACAAACTGAAAAAACCAGCCAACTTTGGTTTTTTAGACTTTTCCACCTTAGAAAAACGACAACATTTTTGTCAAGAAGAATTGCGCTTAAATCAACGTGGTGCAGGTGAATTATATTTAGAAGTTCTACCCCTAACTTTAGTTGGTGAACAATACCATTTAGGGGGAACAGGAGAAGTTGTAGAATATGCAGTAAAGATGCGTCAATTTCCCCAAGAAGCCCTTTTTAGTGAACTTTTTGCCAGTGGAAATTTGCAAGAAAGTCATTTGGAAGAATTGGGAAGAGTTGTCGCTCAATATCATGCTGAATCAGTCACAAACGATTATATTCGTAGTTTTGGGGAAGTCTCACAAATACGATTAGCAATTGATGAGAATTATCAGCAAACTCAAAACTATATTGGTAGACCTCAGACACAAGAGCAGTTTGAGGCAACAAAACAATATACAGATAACTTCTTTGTCCAACATCCAGAACTATTTAAAAGCAGAATTGACAATAACTATATTTGTGAATGTCACGGCGATTTACACCTCAGAAATATAGCTCTTTGGCATGACAAAATTATGCTATTTGACTGCATAGAATTCAATGAACCTTTCCGGTTTGTGGATGTTATGTATGACGTAGCATTTACAGTTATGGATATTGAAGCCAGAGGAAGGAAAGACTTAGGAAATGCCTTTTTAAATGCCTATGTAGAGCAAACTGGAGACTGGGAAGGTTTACAGGTATTACCTTTATATTTAAGCCGTCAGGCTTATGTGCGAGCTAAGGTAAATTCCTTTTTATTAGATGATCCTAACATCCCGGCTGCGGTAAAAGAAGAATCTGCAAAAACCGCATCTGCATATTATCGTCAAGCGTCGGAATATACTAAACCCCAACAGGGAAAACTGATTTTGATGTCGGGTTTATCTGGTGCTGGTAAAAGTACCACAGCTAAATATTTAGCCCGAAAACTCAATGCAGTTCATCTCCGTTCTGATGCTGTGCGTAAGCATTTAGCAGGAATTCCCCTCTTAGAAAAAGGTGGGGATGAAATCTATACACCGGAAATGACGCAAAAAACCTATAGCCGATTGTTAGCATTAGGAATTATACTGGCTAATCAAGGTTGGTCTGTAATTTTAGATGCCAAATATGATCGTCAGGATTTACGGGAAGCAGCTATTTCTCAAGCTACACAGCATCAATTACCTGTACATATTATCAACTGCACCGCACCGTTAGAAGTTGTCACAGAACGACTGCTGAACCGCACTGGTGATATTGCTGATGCAACTGCTGATTTATTAGCATCCCAAATCAAGCAATCTGAACCATTTACAAATCAAGAACAACCTTATATAAGAGTTGTAGATACAACTCAACCGCTAGACACGCAATTATCAGAATTGATTTAA
- the psbN gene encoding photosystem II reaction center protein PsbN, with the protein MDLEPATVLGISFCAALVAITGMAIYTSFGPPSQELDDPFDDHED; encoded by the coding sequence ATGGACTTAGAACCCGCTACGGTGCTTGGAATTTCCTTTTGTGCGGCGTTAGTTGCTATTACTGGTATGGCAATTTACACATCTTTTGGACCCCCAAGCCAGGAATTAGATGATCCCTTTGATGATCACGAAGATTAA
- a CDS encoding adenylosuccinate synthase has protein sequence MANVIVIGAQWGDEGKGKITDLLSRSADVVVRYQGGVNAGHTIVVQGQTFKLHLIPSGILYPKTECIIGCGTVIDPQVLIKELEQLEELNISTANLLISQTAHVTMPYHRMIDKASEEVRGNHKIGTTGRGIGPTYADKSERIGIRMLDLMDTDGLREQLKWTINYKNTILEKLYNLPPLNPEEVIEEYLGYAERLRPFVVDTSLKIYDAVLRRRNILFEGAQGTLLDLDHGTYPYVTSSNPVAGGACVGSGLGPTMIDRVIGVSKAYTTRVGEGPFPTELDDEIGDLLGDRGAEFGTTTGRKRRCGWFDAVIGRYAVRINGMDCMALTKLDVLDELEEINVCVAYEIDGERCEHFPTSARLFARCRPIYKTVPGWQVSTSHCRTLEELPQKALDYLKFLAELMEVPIAIVSLGASRDQTIIVEDPIHGPKRALLQPNSTPV, from the coding sequence TTGGCTAACGTCATTGTCATAGGTGCCCAGTGGGGCGATGAAGGAAAAGGTAAAATAACTGACTTACTCAGCCGCTCCGCAGACGTGGTGGTACGTTACCAAGGGGGAGTGAACGCTGGGCATACAATCGTAGTCCAAGGTCAGACGTTTAAGCTGCACTTAATCCCCTCTGGTATTTTGTATCCAAAAACCGAGTGTATCATTGGCTGTGGAACAGTCATCGATCCGCAAGTCTTGATTAAAGAACTCGAACAACTAGAAGAATTAAATATTTCCACGGCTAATCTGTTGATATCTCAGACGGCTCATGTCACCATGCCCTATCATCGCATGATTGACAAGGCATCAGAGGAAGTACGGGGAAATCATAAAATCGGGACAACAGGTAGAGGTATTGGTCCTACCTACGCCGATAAATCTGAGCGGATAGGCATCAGGATGTTAGACTTGATGGACACCGACGGACTCCGTGAGCAGTTAAAGTGGACGATAAACTATAAAAATACCATTTTAGAAAAGCTGTATAATCTGCCACCTCTCAATCCAGAAGAAGTGATTGAGGAGTATTTAGGTTATGCGGAACGCTTGCGTCCTTTCGTCGTTGATACATCGTTGAAAATCTACGATGCGGTTTTACGACGACGGAATATTTTGTTTGAAGGCGCACAAGGGACATTACTTGACCTAGATCACGGAACTTATCCCTATGTCACATCCTCCAACCCAGTCGCTGGGGGGGCTTGTGTGGGGAGTGGACTAGGACCAACAATGATAGATCGGGTAATTGGTGTATCCAAAGCCTACACGACAAGAGTGGGAGAAGGTCCTTTCCCCACGGAACTAGATGACGAAATTGGTGACTTGTTAGGCGATCGCGGTGCAGAATTTGGCACAACTACAGGGCGTAAACGTCGTTGTGGTTGGTTTGATGCGGTTATTGGTCGTTATGCGGTTCGCATTAACGGCATGGATTGTATGGCACTTACCAAACTTGATGTTCTCGATGAATTAGAGGAAATCAATGTTTGTGTGGCTTATGAAATTGATGGTGAACGCTGCGAACACTTCCCCACCAGCGCTCGTCTTTTCGCCCGTTGTCGTCCCATTTACAAAACTGTACCAGGATGGCAAGTGTCAACAAGTCACTGTCGTACCCTGGAAGAGTTACCACAAAAAGCACTGGACTATCTGAAATTCTTGGCAGAATTAATGGAAGTGCCGATTGCAATTGTTTCCTTGGGAGCAAGTCGTGATCAAACTATCATTGTTGAAGATCCTATTCACGGTCCAAAACGCGCACTGTTACAACCTAACAGTACACCAGTTTAA
- a CDS encoding Uma2 family endonuclease, with protein sequence MTTTFLAKIITIEEFLKLGFIDESPPWEYINTEAIQKPMGGGKHSLLQKRLVAVIDTATSDYEAFPELRCSCGNRSVVPDIAVIDNNQIPLDESGDIISSGINFAPDWVIEILSPAQSQTKVTGNILHCIKHGTKLGWLLDPNERSILVYQPHSLPDLLTGTDILPVLEGVNLTITVEEVFGWLQRKK encoded by the coding sequence ATGACAACAACATTTCTGGCAAAAATCATTACCATAGAAGAATTCTTAAAACTGGGTTTTATTGATGAGTCACCACCATGGGAATATATTAACACAGAAGCAATTCAAAAACCTATGGGCGGAGGTAAACACAGTTTATTACAAAAAAGATTAGTTGCAGTAATTGACACAGCAACAAGTGATTATGAAGCATTTCCAGAACTGCGGTGTAGCTGTGGTAATCGTTCCGTAGTTCCTGATATTGCAGTTATTGATAATAATCAAATACCATTAGATGAAAGCGGTGATATTATTAGCAGTGGGATTAATTTTGCACCAGATTGGGTAATTGAAATTCTGTCACCGGCTCAAAGTCAAACCAAGGTAACTGGCAATATTTTACATTGTATTAAACATGGTACTAAACTTGGATGGTTACTTGATCCAAATGAGCGTTCAATTTTAGTTTATCAGCCTCATAGTTTACCAGATTTATTAACTGGAACAGATATATTACCAGTTTTAGAAGGGGTAAATTTAACAATCACAGTTGAGGAAGTATTTGGTTGGTTGCAAAGGAAAAAGTGA
- a CDS encoding type II toxin-antitoxin system RelE family toxin: MMQNSNSDFDKPQSDQIEFEIQLTPLALEMFVNIKDKRHQKALSSKIDKLKIEPEKQGRPLTGQLINYRSVRAVGQRYRIIYQVEKDKVVVLVVGVGLRKEGDKGDIYHLLQKLL; the protein is encoded by the coding sequence ATGATGCAAAACTCAAACTCGGACTTTGATAAACCACAATCTGATCAAATTGAATTTGAAATTCAGTTAACACCTTTAGCTTTGGAGATGTTTGTGAATATTAAAGATAAACGTCACCAAAAAGCTTTGAGTTCAAAGATTGACAAATTAAAAATAGAACCTGAAAAACAGGGAAGACCTTTAACTGGACAGTTGATTAATTATCGTAGCGTTAGGGCTGTAGGACAACGCTACCGTATAATTTATCAAGTGGAAAAGGATAAAGTTGTGGTTTTAGTAGTTGGTGTAGGTTTAAGAAAAGAAGGTGATAAGGGAGATATTTATCATCTATTGCAGAAATTATTATAG
- a CDS encoding DUF4351 domain-containing protein, with translation MFSISDLKNTRYYQEVRYEEALNYTMRIIERRIGGVSQDLQVKINKLSVEDLENLGLALFDFTSKADLVTWLNNQNIADG, from the coding sequence ATGTTTAGTATTAGTGATTTAAAAAATACCAGATATTATCAAGAAGTCCGTTATGAGGAGGCTTTAAATTACACTATGCGTATAATTGAACGGCGTATAGGTGGAGTTAGTCAGGATTTACAAGTAAAAATCAATAAGTTATCTGTGGAAGATTTGGAGAATTTAGGTTTAGCTTTGTTTGATTTTACCAGTAAAGCTGATTTGGTTACTTGGTTGAATAATCAAAATATTGCAGATGGTTAA
- the rplY gene encoding 50S ribosomal protein L25 codes for MAITLESKTRPEGSKPRALRRSGLIPANLYGHNGIESISLVLDAKVVERLLKQVIPNKTQVELSIAELEWTGTTVLREVQIHPAKGTPYHISFFAGAKG; via the coding sequence ATGGCAATCACACTCGAATCTAAAACCCGCCCAGAAGGTAGCAAACCCAGAGCTTTGCGCCGTTCTGGATTAATTCCCGCCAACTTGTATGGTCACAACGGGATTGAATCAATTTCTCTAGTTCTTGACGCTAAAGTTGTAGAACGTTTGCTCAAGCAAGTTATTCCTAATAAAACCCAAGTGGAACTCAGCATTGCTGAATTAGAGTGGACTGGTACAACCGTGCTTCGTGAAGTTCAGATTCACCCAGCCAAAGGCACACCTTACCACATCAGTTTTTTTGCTGGTGCTAAAGGCTAA